In Gadus chalcogrammus isolate NIFS_2021 chromosome 11, NIFS_Gcha_1.0, whole genome shotgun sequence, a single window of DNA contains:
- the LOC130392578 gene encoding zinc finger protein RFP-like, translating into MASANTSWSEENFSCPICLDVFSSPVSTPCGHNFCRTCINKFWDEQVQCKCPICNMFFDTRPDPQVNILVSEMADQFRTTVRVKEQPCFEPAEVLCDVCTGTQLKAVKSCLMCFTSYCQTHLEPHQRVAGLKKHRLVEPMDRLEDRMCKKHDRLLELFCQTEQECVCQFCTETDHKSHPVVPLKEEYEVKSALLGKIEAEVQQMIQERKLKIKEIKETVEFSKKDADGVIADGGQVFTALMRRVEKCRDDFNQTVKERLKTTEKRAEDLIKELEQEIEDLTNRSSEVKPLPHTEDHLHFLQTFRSLKDPPPPRDWTTVEVRPPSYVGTLRRSLDQLEETLNMEMKKLCDAELRRVQQYEVDVTLDPDTASPWVILSEDGKQVHDGGVEKILFGNPKRFTHYWYRCVLTRQSFSSGRFYFEVQVKDNTEWGLGVARESIDRKGWKGWTPETGYWTLDYNQDVLVFRDNPDVDLPLRAELQKVGVFVDYDEGLVSFYDVEARVHIYSATGCTFTEPLYPIFNLSSRQKANSAPLIISPVNQTD; encoded by the coding sequence atggcctctgctaacacttcctggtctgaagagaacttttcctgtcccatctgtctggatgtgttcagcagcccagtttccacaccgtgtggacacaacttctgcagaacctgcaTTAATAAattctgggatgaacaagtccagTGCAAATGTCCTATTTGTAACATGTTTTTCGACACTAGACCTGATCCACAGGTCAATATCCTTGTATCAGAGATGGCTGATCAGTTTAGAACGACCGTACGAGTAAAGGAGCAGCCTTGTTttgaaccagcagaagttcTCTGTGACGTCTgcactgggacccagctgaaggctgtgaagtcctgcctaatgTGTTTTActtcttactgccaaacccacctggagccacatcagagagtcgcaggcctgaagaaacatcggctggtcgagcctatggaccgtctggaagacaggatgtgtaagaaacacgaccgacttctggagctcttctgccagactgaacaggagtgtgtgtgtcagttctgcacagagacggaccacaagtcccatcctgttgtacctctaaaggaggaatatgaagtgaagtcGGCCctgctggggaagatagaggctgaagttcagcagatgatccaggagagaaaactaaagattaaggagatcaaAGAAACAGTTGAATTTAGCAAGAAAGACGCAGACGGAGTGATAGCCGATGGTGGGCAGGTCTTCACTGCTTTGATGCGTCGCGTTGAAAAGTGCAGAGATGATTTCAACCAAACCGTTAAAGAGAGACTGAAAACCACAGAGAAAcgagctgaagacctcatcaaagagctggagcaggaaatagaagatctgaccaatagaagctcagaggtgaagccactcccacacactgaagaccacctccacttcctccagaccttcagatccctgaaggatcctccaccccccagggactggaccacggtggaggtccgtcctccgtcatacgtagggaccttgaggagatccctggatcagctggaggagacactgaacatggagatgaagaagctgtgtgatgctgaactgaggagggtccagcagtatgaagtagatgtgactctggatcctgatacagcttcTCCCTGggtcatcctgtctgaggatgggaaacaagtacatgatggaggtgtagaGAAGATACTCTTTggcaaccctaagagatttactcATTATTGGTATAGAtgtgttctcacgaggcagagcttctcctcagggagattttactttgaggtccaggttaaagacaacaCTGAATGGGggttaggagtggccagagagtccatcgacagaaaagGTTGGAAAGGGTggacccctgagacgggttacTGGACTCTGGACTACAACCAGGATGTGTTGGTATTTAGAGATAACCCTGATGTTgatctccctctgagagctgagctccagaaggtgggggtgtttgttgattatgatgagggtctggtctccttctatgatgtggaagccagggttcatatctactctgctacggGCTGCACCTtcactgagcctctctatccaatcTTCAATCTAAGTTCACGTCAAAAGgcaaactctgcccccctgatcatctcacctgtcaatcaaacagactag
- the akr1a1a gene encoding aldo-keto reductase family 1 member A1-A, translating into MDMERTVTLSTGQRMPVVGLGTWKSAAGQVEQAVLSALDCGYRHVDCASAYGNEEEVGGALAQRVGPGKELRREEVFVTSKLWNTKHHPEDVEEACRSSLAQLSLSYLDLYLVHWPMAFQRGEELMPRRADGTVCYSDTHYLETWRAMEALVDQGLVRAIGLSNFSARQMDDVIGAARHRPAVNQVECHPYLSQASLLSHCRSVGVCMTAYSPLGSGDRPWASADEPRLLDDPKLGAIAEKYQKTAAQVVLRWQVQRGVVCVPKSVTPSRIQQNLQVCDFSLSKEDMRQVEALDRGERYIVPTVERDGQRVWRDAEHPHFPFHDAF; encoded by the exons ATGGACATGGAGCGTACCGTCACCCTCTCCACGGGACAGAGGATGCCGGTGGTGGGACTGGGAACCTGGAAGAGTGCCGCAGGACAG gtgGAGCAGGCGGTGTTGTCTGCGTTGGACTGCGGCTACAGACATGTTGACTGCGCCTCTGCCTACGGCAACGAGGAGGAAGTGGGAGGAGCCCTGGCTCAGAGGGTCGGCCCCGGGAAG GAGCTGCGTCGTGAGGAGGTGTTTGTGACGTCTAAGCTGTGGAACACCAAGCACCACCCAGAGGATGTGGAGGAGGCCTGCAGGAGCAGCCTGGCCCAGCTCAGCCTCTCCTACCTGGACCTCTACCTGGTCCACTGGCCCATGGCCTTCca gcggggggaggagctgaTGCCGCGGCGGGCCGACGGTACCGTCTGCTACTCTGACACCCACTACCTGGAGACCTGGCGGGCCATGGAGGCGCTGGTGGACCAGGGCCTGGTCCGGGCCATCGGCCTCTCCAACTTCAGCGCCCGGCAGATGGACGACGTCATCGGCGCGGCCCGCCACCGACCGGCCGTCAACCAG GTGGAGTGCCATCCGTATTTATCACAGGCCAGCCTGCTGTCTCACTGCCG GTCTGTGGGGGTCTGCATGACGGCCTACAGCCCCCTGGGCAGCGGCGACCGGCCCTGGGCCTCAGCAGACGAGCCACGCCTGCTGGATGACCCCAAACTGGGGGCTATCGCAGAGAAGTACCAGAAGACCGCCGCCCAAGTGGTGCTCAG GTGGCAGGTCCAGAGGGGCGTGGTCTGCGTCCCCAAGAGCGTCACCCCGTCCAGAATCCAGCAGAACCTGCAGGTGTGCGACTTCAGTCTGTCGAAGGAGGACATGAGGCAGGTGGAGGCCCTGGACCGCGGCGAGCGCTACATCGTCCCCACGGTAGAG CGGGACGGCCAGCGGGTGTGGAGGGACGCGGagcacccccacttcccctTCCACGACGCCTTCTGA
- the LOC130392579 gene encoding E3 ubiquitin-protein ligase TRIM39-like: MASANTSWSEENFSCPICLDVFSSPVSTPCGHNFCRACINKFWDEQVQCKCPICNIIFGTRPDPQVNILVSEMADQFRTTVRVKEQPCFEPAEVLCDVCTGTQLKAVKSCLMCSTSYCQTHLEPHQRVAGLKKHRLVEPMDRLEDRMCKKHDRLLELFCQTEQECVCLLCTVTDHKSHPVVPLKEEYEVKTALLGKIEAEVQQMIQERKLKIKEIKETVEFSKKDADGVIADGGQVFTALMRRVEKCRDDFNQTVKERLKTTEKQAEDLIKELEQEIEDLTNRSSEVKPLSHTEDHLHFLQTFRSLKDPPPTRDWTTVEVRPPSYAGTLRRSLDQLEETLNMEMKKLRDAELKRVQQYEVDVTLDPDTAHPRLILSEDGKQVHHGGVRKVLPDNPKRFIGYTCVLTRQSFSSGRFYFEVQVEDKTGWWLGVVRESIDRTGVTGWTPETGYWTLLYYKDVLVFRDDPDVRVPLRAELQKVGVFVDYDEGLVSFYDVEARVHIYSATGCTFSEPLYPFLSPWHHEGATNSAPLIISPVNQTD, encoded by the coding sequence atggcctctgctaacacttcctggtctgaagagaacttttcctgtcccatctgtctggatgtgttcagcagcccagtttccacaccgtgtggacacaacttctgcagagcctgcattaataaattctgggatgaacaagtccagTGCAAATGTCCTATTTGTAACATTATTTTCGGCACTAGACCTGATCCACAGGTCAATATCCTTGTATCAGAGATGGCTGATCAGTTTAGAACGACCGTACGAGTAAAGGAGCAGCCTTGTTttgaaccagcagaagttcTCTGTGACGTCTgcactgggacccagctgaaggctgtgaagtcctgcctaatgTGTTCtacctcttactgccaaacccacctggagccacatcagagagtcgcaggcctgaagaaacatcggctggtcgagcctatggaccgtctggaagacaggatgtgtaagaaacacgaccgacttctggagctcttctgccagactgaacaggagtgtgtgtgtctgttgtgcacagtgacagaccacaagtcccatcctgttgtacctctaaaggaggaatatgaagtgaagacggccctgctggggaagatagaggctgaagttcagcagatgatccaggagagaaaactaaagattaaggagatcaaAGAAACAGTTGAATTTAGCAAGAAAGACGCAGACGGAGTGATAGCCGATGGTGGGCAGGTCTTCACTGCTTTGATGCGTCGTGTTGAAAAGTGCAGAGATGATTTCAACCAAACAGTTAAAGAGAGACTGAaaaccacagagaaacaagctgaagacctcatcaaagagctggagcaggaaatagaagatctgaccaatagaagctcagaggtgaagccactctcacacactgaagaccacctccacttcctccagaccttcagatccctgaaggatcctccacccaccagggactggaccacggtggaggtccgtcctccgtcatacgcagggaccttgaggagatctctggatcagctggaggagacgctgaacatggagatgaagaagctgcgtgatgctgaactgaagagggtccagcagtatgaagtggatgtgactctggatcctgatacagctcatcccagactaatcctgtctgaggatgggaaacaagtacatcaTGGAGGTGTGAGGAAGgtactcccagacaaccctaagagatttataGGGTATACAtgtgttctcacgaggcagagcttctcctcagggagattttactttgaggtccaggttgaAGACAAGACTGGATGGTGGTTAGGAGTGGtcagagagtccatcgacagaaCAGGTGTGACAGGGTggacccctgagacgggttacTGGACTCTTCTCTACTACAAGGATGTGTTAGTATTTAGAGATGACCCTGATGTCCgtgtccctctgagagctgagctccagaaggtgggggtgtttgttgactatgatgagggtctggtctccttctatgatgtggaagccagggttcatatctactctgctactggctgcaccttcagtgagcctctctatccattcctctctccatggCATCATGAAGGAGCTacaaactctgcccccctgatcatctcacctgtcaatcaaacagactag
- the dnajb5 gene encoding dnaJ homolog subfamily B member 5, with protein MGKDYYQTLGIPKASNEEEIKKAYRRMALRFHPDKNTEANAEDKFKEVAEAYEVLSDPKKRAVYDQLGEEGLKTGGSGSSGAPGGSTYHYTFHGDPHATFASFFGGSNPFDMFFGSRTHGHPGRPNGFPFQGGGGGGDHHPVHNEGEQDMGDLDEDDPFGHFRQFGFPTAGGLNNGFPPGEGRRRRGGGGHSDRLGTRGRQQDPPVLHELKVSLEEVFHGCTKRMKITRRRLNPDGRSSRTEDKILNIVIKKGWKEGTKITFPKEGDETPDNIPADIAFVLKDKGHAHFKRDGSNIVHSCKVSLKEALCGCTVSIPTLDKRVIALPCHDIIRPGTVKRLRGEGLPFPKNPSQRGDLIVEFSVHFPDRIPPQSREIIRQHLPQS; from the exons ATGGGGAAGGACTACTACCAGACCCTGGGGATCCCCAAGGCCTCCAACGAGGAGGAGATCAAGAAGGCGTACCGCCGCATGGCGCTGCGCTTCCACCCCGACAAGAACACGGAGGCCAACGCCGAGGACAAGTTCAAGGAGGTGGCCGAGGCGTACGAGGTCCTGAGCGACCCCAAGAAGAGGGCGGTCTACGACCAGCTGGGGGAGGAAG gCCTGAAGACGGGGGGCAGTGGCTCctccggggccccggggggctcCACCTACCACTACACCTTCCACGGAGACCCCCACGCCACCTTCGCCTCCTTCTTCGGGGGCTCCAACCCCTTCGACATGTTCTTCGGCTCGCGGACCCACGGCCACCCGGGCCGGCCCAACGGCTTCCCGTtccagggggggggcggggggggggaccaccACCCCGTCCACAACGAGGGCGAGCAGGACATGGGCGACCTCGACGAGGACGACCCCTTCGGACACTTCCGGCAGTTCGGCTTCCCCACGGCGGGGGGCCTGAACAACGGGTTCCCCCCCGGCGAGGGGCGGCGGAGACGCGGGGGAGGGGGCCACTCGGACCGCCTGGGGACGCGGGGGCGGCAGCAGGACCCCCCCGTGCTGCACGAGCTGAAGGTCTCCCTGGAGGAGGTGTTCCACGGCTGCACCAAGCGCATGAAGATCACACGGCGCCGCCTCAACCCCGACGGCCGCAGCTCGCGCACCGAGGACAAGATCCTGAACATCGTCATCAAGAAGGGCTGGAAGGAGGGCACCAAGATCACCTTCCCCAAGGAGGGCGACGAGACCCCCGACAACATCCCCGCCGACATCGCCTTCGTGCTCAAGGACaagggccacgcccacttcaagAGGGACGGCTCCAACATCGTCCACAGCTGCAAGGTCAGCCTGAAGGAG gctctGTGTGGGTGCACAGTCAGCATCCCCACCCTGGATAAGCGTGTCATCGCGCTGCCCTGCCATGACATCATCCGCCCGGGCACGGTGAAGCGTctgcggggggaggggctgccCTTCCCCAAGAACCCCTCGCAGCGCGGCGACCTCATCGTGGAGTTCTCCGTCCACTTCCCCGACCGCATCCCGCCGCAGTCCCGCGAGATCATCCGCCAGCACCTCCCTCAGTCGTAG